DNA sequence from the bacterium genome:
TTTGATCCATTCACGGGAGAGCTTGCTAACTTGTTTTTTCATGTTGATTACCTCCTTTTGGTAATCAACATCGGTATTTTACTTATAAAGGGTTATGGGAGCTGAAAATAACTCCCCGACCCCTCAGATAATTTACAATAAATTCAAGCCTCTTAAAATCCAATCCATTTTCAATTTCATCTATTAATATTAATGAAGGAGGAATAAGTATTTGATTTTTTTTGAAAGGTACTTTTACAGACATCAAAAGATGCAATATTCTATAAATTCCATCCGACCAATTCACCTGATCAATTAGTTTAGAAATAGATTTTTCTTTAAAGGCTAGGGTTTTTGTTTTAATCCCACTAATAACATTTTCAACAAAGTCAACATTTTCTATTAAATTGAAACATTTATAAAATTCGTTTAACGTTTCATTATATATATCAGAAAATTCTTTTGACCAATTAAATAGCACATCTGCAATATTTGTTCCTTCACTATTGGGGATAATAGCATTTGGGGAAGATACTATTATTTCTCGAGATTTAGAAGAAGAAATATAAACTATTTTTGAAAAAAATTCATTTATGAGATTTATAGTAATATAATCAGGTTCATTTATTGAAGAAATCGCAGGAATATTTGGGGGAATAAAAAAAGATTCCACTTTACAATTAGTTTTTTCGTTTATCAATATTTTCTCTTTTGTCGAAAATATTTTTTTATTATCACATATAATTTCCTCTTCATATTTATTTTTCCCATTTTCAGGTATAATATCAATCAAATAAACAATTCTCTTGTTTTTTTCTGTTTCATGTATAAAAGTAAACTTTCCAGAAAATAATGTAATAATTATTCGAGGCCTATTTGAAACTAAACTGGATAAAAAATATAGTGTTCTAAGAAACCTTGTTTTCCCTTGTGCATTATCACTAATTAGTAAATTAAAATCATCAATATTAAATGGTTTTACTATAACTTCTGTTTCTTTATTCTTATGTTCTTCTTTTATTTCGATTGATTCTAATTTAAACCGTTCTTGGCTCATAATAATGAAATTATATATGCAATAGCATATCTTGTCAATATCTATGCAGTTTCAATAACTTTTAAGTTTGTTTTCCTGTAAATCAACCTGCTATTTTAACTCTTTCAAAAATCGTCTACCTGTTGCAGTTTTTATTTTCTCAATAGCACCGTTGCCATAGGATAGTGTTTTTTCTTTTGAATCCATTCGGACCC
Encoded proteins:
- a CDS encoding AAA family ATPase encodes the protein MSQERFKLESIEIKEEHKNKETEVIVKPFNIDDFNLLISDNAQGKTRFLRTLYFLSSLVSNRPRIIITLFSGKFTFIHETEKNKRIVYLIDIIPENGKNKYEEEIICDNKKIFSTKEKILINEKTNCKVESFFIPPNIPAISSINEPDYITINLINEFFSKIVYISSSKSREIIVSSPNAIIPNSEGTNIADVLFNWSKEFSDIYNETLNEFYKCFNLIENVDFVENVISGIKTKTLAFKEKSISKLIDQVNWSDGIYRILHLLMSVKVPFKKNQILIPPSLILIDEIENGLDFKRLEFIVNYLRGRGVIFSSHNPL